From Quercus lobata isolate SW786 chromosome 11, ValleyOak3.0 Primary Assembly, whole genome shotgun sequence:
ttttctcaaaacattacGATTGCtaactaatctatatatataataataagtgaaactgagagaaactcaaattagaattccaaattagagttccgaTTTTGCGTCACgtgttctaaattatttattcttaaagagttttatttcttaatttttgaatcgAATGTGGGACCAAATCATAAATATTCGTCAAGTAAGTTATTAAGGTACCGTTTAGGTACCAATTATTGCGACCACGTTTTGTGTCAAAACGCATTTCAGgccttttttttatgaacagtGCAAATAGGCATATCTATAGTAACCCTTTGgtgaacagtaacttttttattgttttcagttttcagtttttagcaaaataagcgatatccaaacttACCCtaagtacaaaaactaaagagtctagaataaatgaatcgtaaaaaaaaaatgcttcacaataatttaaaaaaaaatggacaatttacattttatatctaataatatctttacaaaaaattttgttaacaaaatataaaaatgactatcaatagtgtttaaattatatatataggaattatattatgtatcttattgtatatctttaaatgTATCCATGTATATGCATGAGGTTATAAGTTAGTACTAATATGATAGAAAATATCTATCTTTTCGGTATACTTTCTCCAGTTCCGTTGCAAAGATAAAATGTTAGTTGAGATAAAGTTCATCACTgctgattttattatattttcattttgacaTTTATGTATTCCTAATATTCCAAAGGAATCCTAGCAAAGACTACATGTTGCAATTATAAACTCGATAGAGCTGGGTTTGTGGCTGACGTAAAATCGTTTTGAACTTGCTCAATGTCTTCTTTGATTAAGGAGTTACTAGATTTTATGGACTCCAAGGGCTATAGAtaactattttgtttttatttattttttagctctCTTTTCTTGTATACATCATGTGTACTtctttcttgttgttgttgttgatgattttttttttttttttactttaaaaaaaaaattatacaccCTAGTATATATTAGTGTGTGGTGttgaacaaaatttttaacACATAAAGTGAAATGTATGCGTGGAGAGATTTACGATAGATAGTGTCTTCTTCTGCagtgaaatttaatttttatagacttttgaatttggattgtatTTATTACACATAGTATGTTTTACACAGTTTTTGTGCAGCAAATACTTCCCTTTGAATTTTGTTACTACTCTCTTTAAGTCTCCATGGCCTTTGATTGACTTGTTGACTTCTTCGATCTTGAATGTTAtcatttggtttttgatttgcTTTTAGTTTCACATGTCATTATTGGCTTTAtgaatcactttgaaattttctaatagTAAATCTACACTTTTCTATGCATATTCTTTGATATACTTTTGGTTTCCTTAGTCattattaactttttgaatCACTTTCAAAATTTCGGTGAATGCATATCTTAATTTGCATTTTGAACTTTACTTAATTCCTTCGTTCTTTTGCTTTTCTCTTGTGaacaaaaatgaatttaaattttttttatataaaaaagtatTATAATGTCAACTTCATTGCAAAATACAACAAGAGAATCATGTGATACATCACTTTCATCGTGCGCAATAGAACTAATTTGAAGTAATAACTTTTCAAGCATATGCCATGGAAAGTGGATTTAAAAAGAGGGAGAGCAAtattcatgaatcatgattTATGGCTTAATGTTGGACAGTAACATAAAGTTCACAAGCCCTTTTATTGTAGAAAATAATGGGCCTGGAGCTATGGCAAGTCACTCTGTTCACTTTTCAAGTCTTTTGGGCATTACGGACGCCCTAATTTCCTTCAGTGCTTTCTATGTGAGAATATGAAGAAGCAGGCCCAAATTCTATGAGATATGGTATATAGGTCTCAAGCTCATTTGGACATGGCTGTGAAGAAGTGGATCCAAATTGAGGAGGATGTGCTACAAAGGCCCAATTTGTGTTCATGTTATTGCTATGCAGCTCTTTGTTTCATTAtaaaatttggttaaatttgaaaaaaaaaaaaaaaaaattgtcaattgtaaaattttgtaacaagttttaccaacaaaaaatataGTGGCTCTCCTCTCATCTAGCGGTTGGGCCGTTGATCAGATAAGCTAAACTTTAGTAATTAAAAGGCACTTCAAGTTTTAAAAGTTATATGTCATGtgatatctatttttatttaaattatttgatagAGCGAAACCAACTAAGCATAAAAGAATTACGCTATAGGCTATAGAAGTAATTGGTGGATGAAAATCAGAATAGATCACAAGGCACTTAATTGTAGAATTATCAATTACGTAAGTCGGCAAAGACAGACAGCCCCCACAATGTGTATTATTAAGAAGCCCAAGCGGCAAGTGCTATGTTGATATGATTGGCTTTTAAAATTAGTTTTGTAGAGGCTATAACGTGCTTCTGAGTTGGGTTTTGACTTTGTCCCATTGTTTGAAGCCTAATGGTCAATTACCAATTATCCACAAGGTTTTCTAATTGGGTACACAGCCAAGCACATTTAATTAATGCAAGTTGGTTGGGAATAACTGTAACACACTATGATATGAATATGAAAATTGGgagggagagaggagagaagaaGTGAAGTGAAGGCAACAAGAATACAGAAGATAATGGATGGAGTTGTAAAGAATAATAAGAAGGAAGTGCGTGAGAGGAACATATGCATTTTTCTATTAGAggaaaaagttttgatatctTCTTTTAAGTATGGTTAGAAAGTTTTCAactaattaacatttttttgatatttttaacataaatgTACAGATTTCAAATTTTCCCAGTCGCAttgttaaattataaaaaattaaaaaaagaaagaatcaatTATTTGCATTCATTAATCTTTTTAtcaagttgtgacaaaataGAAGAACCAATTTTagtttatccaaaataaataaataaactaatttttttaagtcacTATAAGAGTATTCCCCTTAGCAtaagaatttactttttttttaaaaaaaaatcacataaccacttttcaaaaatctttacatcaaaatatctattttatactatattttattaaagtatttttaaaaaaaatagtaaaaaaaagcattaaaaaaatagattcacATATAAACCACAACCGTGCAAACTAGAGCAACAATataaattgacacaattttattttttaactacaGGTGATTTTTGGGGTTTGATGGGCTAAATTTAACCCTTTTATGCTAATATACTTGTATATATCCATGTGATGTGAGTGCTCAATTTTAGAAATGGTAAGTTGATGCATGCACACATGTACACAATCACAAGTTCACCTGCACCAGTTTACACCTAAACCCACCAAAGACACTTTACAAAACCAGTTTTTTAACAGTCAAAAACAACAAGATTCCATTCCTAGTCCCACACACCACCATCTCCAACACAGcaacacttctctctctctctctctctctttctctgtgtgTGTAATGGGCAGCACAGAGGAGCAACCCAACAAACCCATATCTCTATACGACGCTTCTTCCTCCCCATCACAACCCCTTCTCTCCaaaccacctccaccaccacttCCCTTTCCTTCCTCTCCACCTCACCACCCTTTTCCGCCGCTCGAAGACCCGCAGCCACCGCTGCAAGCCACCCCAGCCGACTCGGAACAGGACTCCGATCCCACACAGTACCTTCAAATCACGTACAACCACTCTCCCAGATCCTTCAAAGACCTCcctttcctcttcctcttcctcctcttcgTTCTCTGCACTTTCGTCCTCGGCATCTTCTCCATCTTCCACCGCAACACCAGCTATTCCAACCTCTCTTCCTTCACCTATGACTCCAATTCAACTTCTTGCACCGAATCCACTCTGTCGAATTCAACAAACCTTTCGTTTTCGTTTTCAGTTCTGACGGGTTTTTCTTCGAGTTTTTCAAATTCTTTGATATGGGTTTTCGTTATTACCTTAATTGTGACCGTACCGATTTGCTTTCTCTTACTTCTTTCTCTCAAGCGTTACACCAAACAGCTTGTCTACGTTTCGCTTCCTTTCTTTGTTGTCATGCCAGTCTTCTTCAATGTTTATTGGTTCGTCGCCTGCACTCTTAGCTCCACTTGCAGCGACGATTTCCCCTTGGTTTACCGAATTCTCGTCCTCATCTTCGTGTTCTGCATAATCGCCGTGGTTATCTGGATCTTCGTGGTCAATTGGCATCGAATCGAGCTCACTGTGGAGATCATTAAGATTGCCTCCGATGCGCTTTATAGGAACTTGGGCTTGTTCGTGGTGTTGCCGTCTTTGACGATTGGATTGGTGGTCTACTATGCGCCAATCGTGGTGTTCTTGGTTTTTTCGAGGCAGAATGGGGAGATTGTGGTTGAGGAATCGAGTGGAGAGTATAGTTGTGTGTGGAAGCAAGATGGGTGGGTGCCTGCGTACTTTGCGCTCGCCATATTGACAATGCTGTGGTCTGCTGCGGTTATGGTGGAAGCTCAGGTTTTTGTGATCAGTGGGACTATTGCACAGTGGTATTTCTCTAAGGATGAGCCTCCGAGGCGGAGCATAAGGACTTCCTTGAGGTGAATTTCTGCTACCATAAGTGTAATGtgtcatttttatatgtatgcatgtgtgtgtgtgttttggtgTGTACCGAGTTTCATATTGGGCTGTGTACTAGGCTGATGTAGGTTATGTAAGTGATCACGAGGAGTTCTGATTGTGTTTGCTCTCTTGTTTGGGGTATAGTGTAGATGTGGCACTTTTGTTGTAATAATTGGAGGCTAAATAAAATTAGGATTAATtgttaaagattttgatgaatctagGATATAGCGTCAACAAACAAGTATTATGTTAATGTGTGTGTGAGACTGAGTGTCATCTTGGGCATGTATGAGGTTAATGTAGGTTATATAAGTAATTATGAGGAGTTTTTATTGcgatttctctttttctggtATAGCGAATATGTGGCGATGCTAAATGAAATTAAGATTTGTTGTTGGAGATTTTGATTGAATTTAGGATGTGGTGTCAACAAACAGATATAATGTGTcattatgtatgtatgtatgactTTGTGTGTTTTAGTGTATACTGAGTTTCATCTCAGGTGTGCACTAGGTTCATGTAGGTTATATAAGTAATAACGGGAGCTCCAATTGTAGCTGCTCTTGTTTGGGCATAGCGCAGATGAGGAGCTTTTGTTGTGACTTACGAGATTTGGAGCCAAAATGAAATATTGTTAGTTGTCAGAGATTGTGATTGAGTctaatgtgtgtgtgttttggtgTGTACTAAATCTCATCTCGGGCGTATACTAGGTTAACATAGAGTATATAAGCAATTAAGAGATCGAGGAGATCCAATTGTGACTACTGTTTTTGGGTATAGTGTAGTTGTAGTGCTTTCGTCATGACAATTGCttgctaaataaaatttttaggatTAGTTTTTGGAGATTGTGATGAATCTAGGATATAGTGTCAATAAACACCTATAACATGTGTGACTGCGTGTCATCTTGGGTGTGTATTAGGTTGATGTAGGTTATGTAAGTAATTATGAGGAattttaattgtgattttttttttttttttttttttttcgttataGTGTAGATGTGGTGTTTTCGTTGTGACAATTGGAGGCTAAATGAAATTAGGATTA
This genomic window contains:
- the LOC115968539 gene encoding CTL-like protein DDB_G0288717; protein product: MGSTEEQPNKPISLYDASSSPSQPLLSKPPPPPLPFPSSPPHHPFPPLEDPQPPLQATPADSEQDSDPTQYLQITYNHSPRSFKDLPFLFLFLLFVLCTFVLGIFSIFHRNTSYSNLSSFTYDSNSTSCTESTLSNSTNLSFSFSVLTGFSSSFSNSLIWVFVITLIVTVPICFLLLLSLKRYTKQLVYVSLPFFVVMPVFFNVYWFVACTLSSTCSDDFPLVYRILVLIFVFCIIAVVIWIFVVNWHRIELTVEIIKIASDALYRNLGLFVVLPSLTIGLVVYYAPIVVFLVFSRQNGEIVVEESSGEYSCVWKQDGWVPAYFALAILTMLWSAAVMVEAQVFVISGTIAQWYFSKDEPPRRSIRTSLRNAFGPSSGTICLSGLLICAVRVVRAAVDSARHDTPGIVNLVLRCCVNALLSAVDFLNKFTINFVAITGESYCTSARMTYELLKRNLLSAVFVETISTRLLGGIIFVLSAIYAIVVCAILKGVSDLGVDSYFVAALAWLLLIVLLGFFVHVLDNVIDTVYVCYAIDRDRGEVYKQEVHEVYVQLPISRNHRPSLGSTTPGV